Genomic segment of Arctopsyche grandis isolate Sample6627 chromosome 3, ASM5162203v2, whole genome shotgun sequence:
atttacatacatattaaacacTGTCGAATTTTGGAGTAATTTCCCAACAACAAACCAAATTCGCTGtttttttctgtatatatttgaattttttttatttgaactttGCCTTTGAATTTCCATTGAATGTGCCTGATGTAGTCATAATGtgatgaaattaatatttttttgtgcgtatattgtatgtacatacatatgtaaattgttacatatttattgaacaaaaaatatCAGTAAAAATTAAGACATCACCGTACATATAGAATTTCTATTTAGTATCtagattttatcattaaaatattagatAATGAATAGTTAAAAGTTCGTTGAACTCTAGTTCACGACCTCTTGTAATTAAaaggtaaaatatttattttatttatatattcatgtATTATACACATTGTTCAGTTACGGGAAACAATTTGAATTGTGTCGTTTGCTTAAAAACGGTGaattttaatagatttattatgtatttatttttttaggatTTATGGGAAAAGTTTTGATTGAGAAACTTTTGTGGTCATGTCCTGGAATAAAAACGATTTATTTACTGCTTCGTCCTAAGAAGGGAGTCGAAGGAAAAGAAAGACTCGTCAATCTGGAAAAGTCTCCGGTAATTACCAAGAAAATGTTAACAATCAGTCTCAATTTAAGACTCAATACtgatctttttatttaaaatttcagctATTTGAAAGATTGAGGAATCGAGATCCTAACTTTTTTCTGCAGAAGGTCAATTTAATCAATGGAAATGTCAGCGAAGTCAATTTaggtaataaaatatatcaacgaaacgcaatatatgtatgtactttatataatcaacgattttttttttaattttaggacTATCACCGGAGGATAGACAAACTTTAGTAGAATCGGTGTCAGTGATATATCACGCTGCAGCCAGCGTTAGGTATTTAAATACCTGCctattgttaaataaatacaatcttAAGATAGTTAGAATCAGGgcccctggaaaaataattccataccctatgactagagacacgtattttgggcatctatttttgtcaattttagcattttcattttgaatttcatcgttttagggcattaaaaatgttcaattttagcatccttttttatgaagagttttattttaaataatatttttttttaataaaatttatatatatatatatatatatatatatatatatatatatatatatatatatatatatatatatatatatatatatatatatatatatatatatatatatatatatatgtatgtatgtatacatatatacaatttaaagacaacacaacaattaaaaaataatagaaaaattttttggaattaaaatttcaattaaaaagacatgaatatgaaaatacaaagacaaaaaatatgaatataaaaatataatacaaattaaaatttattaaaactcaacatggagcatatttctacagattcttttttgagattcgtgcgacgatcggtaacaattacgtatattgtatttactaaaatacctttcagcatccacactattgacgggacaccaaatagattttcgagctgcacaaccaaactcttcatatttaatttttattgccatcaataatagcaatatatccggcgtggattcactttttatattctctattaattgtctaaaaaagtgctgatatccttccaaatattgagcctctgttaatacattaaacaatggcaggtttctaaaaaacaaaactgtttatttaacattaatattagattttgtacctgctaCAGatagattgaatagtttactcaatgtttggaggaatagatttatctcatttagtcttgagtgcaagtctagttttaagacgcttttttgagcagccttttggatacacagctccaactgtttacagtagtagacaaaaccagttgcttggtttcgacaggaaaaacaccgtctaaggtaaactgcaagctctgttttatcccctcaatttcttcacataataaatgggcaaagggataggaagacccttctaaattgtctattaattttataaatttaatacaaatttcacttttgtttgttattttagcacctattcgcatattttacgaatttagcatctatcttgaattttagcattaatagaaaaatgcccaaaatacgtgtctctacctATGACAaaccataaaaaaaaacttatagatatatttttaatatgtgaatcatctatcagaactattaaaaaaatacctatatgttaaatgttattttttgaaataatcgaataagaaagaatgatataacaggtacaatTTTACATGGATACAAAGAAAGCGcggataaaaaataataaacatttagcgttaaagaaatatatgtatttttatgtagaataatataatatatcaatatcgatcagtcgaacgtcACAATACGGGGCCCCTCaggtagtccgggccctggaactttaaccccagctttctcccccccccccccctctcggcggccctggttATAATCAATTCTATTCACTTCTAGATTTGATGATCCTTTGAAAGAAGCCATTATGATGAACGCAAGAGGAACAAGGGAAATAATGATGCTAGCCAAGGAGATGAAACAAATTGAAGTAAGTCGTTATATCGctgaaatttgatataaaaacttttttataaagatctaattattaataatatatgtgacAGATAGTCTTGCATGTTTCTACAACATACTGTAACACCGACAAAAGCGTGGTCGAAGAGATACTTTATCCTGCGCATGCAGATTGGCAGACGACCATAAAAATTGCAGAGAATGCTGATGAGAACACCATGAATATATTGACACCCAagtaaatatgaattatttggTGATTATCAGGGGCGGCTCGTCTTTAAGGGCAACTGGGGAATTGCCCCACATACATTTCTCCCAAGCAAAAACGAAAATAGATTTGTATTGTTGGTGACTCGTCAAGAGGAAACAAGTGTTTCTTTATCCCACTCACCCCGCAGTGAGTAGAACCGGTTCGTAATTCAGTTCGGGGTAGTCGCTTATCTGCCGTAGTCCCGTGGTCACCAGCTTCAGTTTACCTGCTACTCTGGCACTTGCGAATGCTACTGTATGTGGAGTGTAGACAGTAATTCGAGGCAAAGAAAAAAAGATCCGTAGTTCCGTATACAGAAGGTCACTTTTAGTCGGTTGCGTAAAGGTCTCTATGAGGCAGAATAAGCCTGCCTCGGTCGTCTATATACtgtaaaaaaattcgaaaaaatacGACACAGTGAActtttttcaacatttcaacTATATTTTGCAAAGTAtgcttacatttttaattaaatctttcatttttattattaaatattttttagaacaCACAATGAACCAAGTCGATAATTTAAGAGTCATTTTTCTTGCATAAAATGtcactaaaaaaatattgagttcataatttttggaaaaaaatgtggGGGGTTTCCCACCTTTTTTTAAAGTCACGAGCCGCCCCTGGTGATTATTATCTTAAAAGTTAATACTTATAAAACCAAATTAGATAGCATTATAAGTCATTTTTTAAAGGTTGTTCGTTTTTGAATATTGCCTTTTTTACAAAcgtcctttacgtttcacttacgattacaatttgttttcgatcgttttcatactttgccatattgctcattttggtcatcaatataagtaaatggatcctccgccattacgatcgagataaaatatcgtttaagacgcgtttgaagtttgcaaattttaaatctgggcGAGGTCTATGTAGTCttaagttttatacatagatggcggtagaaaataaaattattggtatttttattcaaaataataatttatatatcttaatattatatacaaaactaaaagaggtttgtttttaaaaaaacttttttttacaaggctattattATTCATCATAATCtccagattttttaaatttccgaACATAAATtctgaaattcaaaaaaatcactttttttatccgctgtatatattatataatatatagcttttatataatatttttgtacatataaatactcaACGTATTGTATACTTTGTTATAGATATTTAGGAAATCTTCCTAATACTTATGTCTTCACTAAAAGTCTAGCCGAACACATTGTCAATGACTTACGAGGAAATATTCCAACTGTCATATTCAGACCATCTATTGGTGAGTGTAATAAATTTCAACTCAACTTTGTGATTTgacatttttaatatacttttttttattttgaagtcGTCTCCAGTATGGAGGAACCCATGCCGGGGTGGATAGAAAACTTCAACGGTCCAGTTGGGTTGCTCGTAGCCTGCGGCAAAGGTATTTTCAAACTTAagtataattcaaatttatcacacccaaatgataataaaatataacgacAGGTATCATGAGATCCATGTATTCGACCAATTATGTAAAAACCGACTTCATACCAGTTGATTTCGCAATCAAAGGGATGATTGTAGCCACTTGGAAATACGCCGCTATCGAGTGAGCTTCGATGTagtcaaaattattatatacacagtAGTATTGAAATGAATGCCAACTGATTGAAATTCCAGGCCAACAATTCAACCCGTGGTGCCAGTGATAAACTGTTCATCGGCTAATGTGAAGGGAGTGACATACCATGAAATTATATCGATAGGTTTGTCGTATGTGAAGGAAATGCCCTTAAATAACATACTGTGGGTACCCGGTGGTGGATTTACACGGTTCAAAACCCTACACATAATGAAGGTATGATATTTagagttcggtgattattgcccacaaagcgctcgctcAAAAGTCACTCAAAtgtctataacggaacatctggctaTCATACTTTAGTACGCGAGACAGGtgtgttgaccgtgtcccgggctaagaaaacaccgtttgtgtttgtaagaggatcgtttatttttgttcaaccGTTACAagggttattgtatgtacgaagaggatgggcttcggagaagtgagctggttgaacttcagaggttcactctggtgtctGGAGCTgctgcgtcgctttatatacgtccTAGGTTGGAGCGTGCCGCgcgcagatgctttgtcttcgtttccaggacacgtgcgttagagacacgtgttgacctattttcgaggcgcgtgctcggtacacgtgtggtttatGGGGTCAGCGtcaggacgtcgttcgtttgagaatgcggGCATGTGCCACGCATTAATGACTGCCACGAGTAAACGACTTTTCAGGACATGTGTCgcggttgcctgatgacatcgctgttgggtttcgttcgttttacgatcgagcaatgaactctttcttctggaatggtcgaaggggtcgttgcccttgagttatgcatgtttgtacaggatcgatgatgtgatcactggttttgattcgtaatagcacaagttgtgctaacgagaactcgagcgccaaatattccgtattcgcgattttcatggcaaaaattgtcttttgggcgatcgcaatgtgcgtaataatccaattaccaataTTTAGGccgaatttgattttttttttcttttgagaaAATGTTTGATAAGagttttgatttgatttcagACTATACTGTTTCATCTGCTGCCGGCATTCTTAGTAGACATCGGATTGAAACTAAGCGGAAACAAACCAATGTAAATATCATGTGGAACTTTCGATCGATTTGgtcattttaaaatgatttttggtAATCCTCTAgttcagtggttcttaaccttgttggaggtactgacccccaccagtttcatatgcgcattcaccgaacccttcttaataGGAATCCTTCTTAATTGGCACCCGAATCATATGAGTTGGTTCTGTGTCTTGACCTCTGCCGAACCCCTGAGACTGACTCACTGAACCCCTGGGATTCGATCGAACCCAGGTcaagaaccactgctctagtTGAATTGTTCCCGACTTTTTGACTTGCTTACTTTTCAGCAGTCCATAGGGCGAGCAaagtgtgttgaccgtatcctgGCCTATTGAAAAACGGTTGTATTTTTTGAAGAGGATCGTTTTATATATGTTCAGTTTATACAAGAGTTATTGTATGTAAGAAGGAGCTAGTTGCTCACTTCAGAGAagtgaactccagaggttcactgtACGCGGCCGTGTGCAAAAATGTCCATGTGAAATGTTCTCAGAGTGTGCGTGTCGCCGTTCTGCTTgattggtttttattttatttttctatttttctatttttggcCTATTTTGGCCTATTTTTCTGCGGCATCTGGATGTCATTTGATTTGCAGTTGAAACGTGGGATTTCGGACAGTTACAATGTATTTTCCATTTCCATATTATACTTCTCATAGAAAATGTTTGCAATTTATCTAGACATTTCAAACAAACGACAGATATGTTCGTCATAAACTTAAAAGATTTTACGTGATGGATTCTTATTGATTACTGCCACCGTAATTGAAATTTCTAAAAAGTCATTAAAcccttgccgcactgtgatggatagcgagtgaccaggacttacaTTTTATTGCAAGGtcctaatatttatgtattccaCATCGAAGCCTCTATGATTcaaattcatcatcatcatcatcatcatcatttacagccattcgccatccactgctggatgaaggcctctccaacacgcttccactcgtctctgttttgcgcaactctcatccatctcaccccgcacattttcctaatttcgtccacccatcttccctgcggtcttccttttactcgtTTGCATtatatcgggtaccattcaagcacttattttgtccacctttcgtccattcttctagccacgtgacccgcccattgccatttcaatctctttactctatccactatg
This window contains:
- the LOC143909775 gene encoding putative fatty acyl-CoA reductase CG5065, translated to MGDLINENNMPTIAEFFEGKTIFITGGTGFMGKVLIEKLLWSCPGIKTIYLLLRPKKGVEGKERLVNLEKSPLFERLRNRDPNFFLQKVNLINGNVSEVNLGLSPEDRQTLVESVSVIYHAAASVRFDDPLKEAIMMNARGTREIMMLAKEMKQIEIVLHVSTTYCNTDKSVVEEILYPAHADWQTTIKIAENADENTMNILTPKYLGNLPNTYVFTKSLAEHIVNDLRGNIPTVIFRPSIVVSSMEEPMPGWIENFNGPVGLLVACGKGIMRSMYSTNYVKTDFIPVDFAIKGMIVATWKYAAIEPTIQPVVPVINCSSANVKGVTYHEIISIGLSYVKEMPLNNILWVPGGGFTRFKTLHIMKTILFHLLPAFLVDIGLKLSGNKPMLWRLQRRVYVASNALLYYIINEWLFKNDRFLSLRSSLCSQDYKEFNYALEEIDTHEFFKNSVIGARRYLLKESDDTIPQARIHYNRMYYLDRTIKAIFWICVAWFLYSSVFVRNCISELFGYGVAK